Genomic window (Nitrospira sp.):
ATCACTCGAGCTCGCATCGCTTTCTCGGCATGGTTTGACCGCCTTGAAATAGGTTGAACTGGCACGTAGAATTCCCCGCGTACCGCACATACATCGACCGATCACGCCGCTATTGGGGGACGCTCAACCATGGATAAATCGCTTACCGAGAGCAATCGGGACCTTGTCGTCACAATCCTGCGAGCTGTATTCATCAATCGCGATACCAGCATCGTCTCGACCCATTTTGCAAAATCCTACAAGCAACATAATCCACTCATCCCCAACGGCCCGGAAGCGATTCCTCTGCTGGTTTCGTCTCTGCCGGAAGAATTTCGTTACGAAATGGGGATGGTGCTTGCCCAAGACAATCTGGTGATGGTGCACGGACGCTATACCGGATGGGGGCCCAAGCCTATGATTGCCGTCGACATTTTTCGTGTAGAGGATGGCAAGGTTGCCGAACACTGGGACGTCATGCAAGAAGAAGTACCCGCCACTTCAACGGCCAGCGGCAATCCTATGTTCGTGGCCCTCTAGTATAGGCACCGCTCCGGCTCGCGATCGAACGGCATGAGAGCACTCAGATCGCCACCAAGGTGGTGCTCCTTGATCGCGTGCTCGCGAATTATGGGCCAGAGTCCAAGACCTCACGCGAGTTGCTCCACCATGCCGTGGCCTCCGCCATTGACGTGATCTTTGCTGAAGAAGGGGCTAGACTGGCCACATTAGCTGTCGACGAGAGGCTCGCAGAGATGGATCAATTTCAGACCGCGCTCCGTGAACTCGCGCCACAAAGCAACGCCCAGTACGCGCTTTAGTCCCGTGCGCTGGAGCTGAGTAACGACGTGGTGCAGATGCGGTGGCTGGTGATTGCGTATGAGCAGGCGGCGATCCTCCCGCCATTTCTGGTGGTCTTGGTGCTCTGGCTCGCGATCATCTTCGTCGGGTTTAGATTGCATACTGCGAACAACGCCCTCGTCTTGGCCACCTTGTTCGGCTGCGCGCTCTCGGTCTCCGGCGCGATCTTTCTGATCGAAGAGCTGGATTATCCGCTTGAAGGGGTGATGCAAGTTTCGAGTGCGCCGTTCCGTATTGCGCTGGCCCAGCTTGGATAGTAGCTGATGAAGCACCGAGTGAGTCCGTGTTCACGAGAGAGGCCTCATGAGTTTTGACCTGCCTGACGAAACCTCCACCCTCTATCGGTACGTGAGACGGTTCGATCGGTGGCTGACCAAACTGCGCCACACGGCGACGTCTCGTCAACCTATGATGGGGTTCCAATGGATCTTGCTGACGTTCTTGTTGGTGATTCCGGCATTGGCCATCATCTTCTTTCTGATTCAATGCACCCACACACGGTATGTGCTGCTGACGGGGCCAGCCGGCAGTACAACGGCACAACTGGCCCCACGGCTTCAGACCATTCTCAACGAGCCAGATCCGATCGAGCGGTTCCTCCACTTGAATATCGTGCCGGATTTTGAGTTACGCCCGTCCTGTGGTGCATTTGATTCTATCGCACAGCTGAACGCGGGCATCGCCCATCTTGGGTTTGCAGAAGACGGTCTGCCAGAAGGATTAGTGGCGTCAAGCCATTGCGCGCTGTCTCCGGCTACCGTTCAAGAGATGAGCCCTACCCTTGGGACAGACGCGAAGATACGTGTGGTGACACTGTTGTACAAGTCTCCCCTACAGATTGTTGCGCGTGCCAAGCTGGGGGTCAAAGATCTCCAAGATCTTTCCCCCGGCACGAAGGTCTATCTTGGACCGGATGGCAGTGCGACGAACTTTGTGAGCCAACGCATCCTCGATCACTTGGGCGTGCAGGTGGAGCGCCACGGTCGAAATCTCGACTTCAATCAAGCCGCGAAAGGTCTCCTGGAGGGACAATTCGATGTCGCGTTTTTTCTGATGGGCCTCAAGGCCGAGGTGC
Coding sequences:
- a CDS encoding nuclear transport factor 2 family protein — encoded protein: MDKSLTESNRDLVVTILRAVFINRDTSIVSTHFAKSYKQHNPLIPNGPEAIPLLVSSLPEEFRYEMGMVLAQDNLVMVHGRYTGWGPKPMIAVDIFRVEDGKVAEHWDVMQEEVPATSTASGNPMFVAL
- a CDS encoding TAXI family TRAP transporter solute-binding subunit, producing the protein MSFDLPDETSTLYRYVRRFDRWLTKLRHTATSRQPMMGFQWILLTFLLVIPALAIIFFLIQCTHTRYVLLTGPAGSTTAQLAPRLQTILNEPDPIERFLHLNIVPDFELRPSCGAFDSIAQLNAGIAHLGFAEDGLPEGLVASSHCALSPATVQEMSPTLGTDAKIRVVTLLYKSPLQIVARAKLGVKDLQDLSPGTKVYLGPDGSATNFVSQRILDHLGVQVERHGRNLDFNQAAKGLLEGQFDVAFFLMGLKAEVLTDLLLRHPEMQLLPIEQAASLKMLFPYLEPLTIPAAIYPNTAHEIHTVGTNTVLVASDGLREAEVYATTKKIADHAQNLLRDIPLSYAREIDNDPKKDLFYPVHDGAHRFFTHDPPFFLDLRTLAGVGTYFSVVSAFTVMLLQFLRHYRVHRLLMALDLILERSQQLGTLQGETRLLPHMQKVRRVALRLMRRRKITYDEFSRIEDYVKAHHL